From a region of the Methanothermobacter tenebrarum genome:
- a CDS encoding radical SAM protein: MKYRHIPFITLSEIACRVWITLSGCNFKCRGCFSNARKPTGKPLTTEELVKLVRKSSQEYYGKLPEEILITGGEPTLDRDYLIELISKLNFAHIILETNAYLLDEEYIKELVEAGVKEFMVDLKAIDDKKHKWYTGFSNKKILKNIKTIQENAKIVIKTLYIPGFVEEDEIKKIAKYIASINPQIEYRINDFKTRHGLSRNPTINEIEKAYKLAKKHLKNVIISRSCRRESKPLKKKTWITVFPDGTLKKRSTKNYQSYRRHLPQ; this comes from the coding sequence GTGAAATACAGACACATACCATTTATCACATTATCAGAGATCGCATGTAGAGTCTGGATAACATTATCAGGTTGCAATTTCAAGTGTAGAGGATGTTTTAGTAACGCGAGAAAACCCACAGGAAAACCCCTAACCACAGAAGAACTCGTGAAACTCGTGAGAAAATCGTCCCAAGAATATTACGGAAAACTCCCAGAAGAGATCCTCATAACAGGAGGAGAACCAACACTAGACAGAGACTACCTCATAGAGCTAATCTCCAAATTAAATTTTGCACATATCATACTAGAAACTAACGCATATCTACTCGACGAGGAATACATCAAAGAGCTTGTCGAGGCGGGTGTAAAAGAATTCATGGTCGACTTAAAAGCAATAGATGATAAAAAACATAAATGGTATACCGGTTTCTCCAATAAAAAAATCTTAAAAAATATAAAAACAATCCAAGAAAACGCTAAAATCGTCATAAAAACTCTGTACATTCCAGGATTCGTTGAAGAAGACGAAATAAAAAAAATAGCCAAATATATAGCATCCATCAACCCCCAGATAGAATATCGCATCAACGACTTCAAAACAAGACATGGCCTATCCAGAAATCCAACAATCAATGAAATAGAAAAAGCATATAAGCTTGCGAAGAAACACCTCAAAAATGTTATTATAAGCAGAAGTTGCAGAAGAGAAAGCAAGCCCCTAAAGAAAAAAACATGGATAACGGTATTCCCAGACGGCACACTCAAAAAAAGATCAACAAAAAACTACCAATCTTATAGAAGACACCTGCCACAATAG
- a CDS encoding H(2)-dependent methylenetetrahydromethanopterin dehydrogenase-related protein: MKVAVYGAGNQDLYVRHLNLPEKFGGEPPFGGSRMAMEFAEAGHDVILAEPNRNILEDEHWKMVEDAGVKVTDNDIEAASNSEIAVLFTPFGKKTFEIAKNIISHLPDGGIISNTCTVSPVVLYYVLEREIRRERQDIGIVSLHPAAVPGTPYHGHYVIGGRTTSELELASEEQIQKCVELSESCGKKAYVVPADVSSTVADMGSLVTAITLAGVLDYYYVGTQIIEAPVEMVEKQILMTLQTVASLVESSGVDGMLKAINPELLVKSATSMHLLKEQEILDAALNMLSNLDDDVMKWIEKGEIKHTDLVAAQALTKELKNLMGGMAAEGTIRRCMRKMFE, translated from the coding sequence ATGAAAGTAGCAGTTTATGGTGCTGGTAATCAAGATCTTTATGTTAGACATTTGAATTTACCTGAAAAATTTGGTGGAGAACCCCCATTCGGTGGTAGTAGGATGGCAATGGAGTTTGCAGAGGCAGGTCATGATGTCATCCTCGCAGAACCAAACAGGAACATATTAGAAGATGAACATTGGAAGATGGTGGAAGATGCAGGGGTCAAAGTGACAGATAATGATATCGAAGCCGCTTCTAATTCAGAAATCGCCGTACTATTCACACCATTCGGTAAAAAAACTTTCGAAATTGCTAAGAACATAATATCACATCTTCCAGATGGGGGGATCATATCAAATACTTGTACAGTCTCTCCAGTAGTATTATATTACGTCCTTGAAAGGGAAATTAGAAGAGAAAGACAGGACATTGGGATCGTATCCTTACACCCAGCGGCCGTGCCAGGAACACCCTACCACGGCCATTACGTGATTGGTGGACGTACAACAAGCGAACTTGAACTTGCAAGCGAGGAACAGATACAAAAATGTGTTGAACTATCTGAGAGCTGTGGTAAAAAAGCTTATGTAGTCCCCGCTGACGTTTCAAGTACAGTTGCAGATATGGGATCCCTAGTCACAGCTATAACACTTGCAGGCGTCCTTGACTATTACTATGTTGGCACTCAGATCATTGAGGCCCCAGTAGAGATGGTTGAAAAACAGATACTGATGACACTACAAACTGTAGCATCCCTTGTGGAATCATCAGGAGTCGATGGAATGCTAAAGGCTATAAACCCGGAATTGTTAGTCAAGAGCGCAACTTCAATGCACCTACTCAAAGAACAGGAAATATTAGACGCGGCACTAAACATGCTCTCCAACTTGGATGACGATGTCATGAAATGGATTGAAAAAGGTGAAATAAAACATACAGATCTCGTAGCTGCCCAAGCACTTACAAAAGAGCTTAAGAATCTCATGGGGGGCATGGCAGCTGAAGGTACTATCAGACGTTGCATGAGAAAAATGTTCGAATAG
- a CDS encoding NAD+ synthase: MDLPPINEKVIYQIKKFIKDKVEEASVDGVVLGLSGGIDSTVTAYLCKEALGPDRVLGIVMPARTTSLIDVKHARMVAEILGIENETIQIDPLIEPFKSLCYHKSTKLARGNLKARMRMMILYYHSNSLNRLVVGTGNRTELLVGYFTKYGDGGVDILPIGCLYKSHVKLLAEKLKVPVEIIEKTPTAGLWYGQTDEEELGIKYPILDRILYLMVDQGLDDQNISERVKAPIGEVKRIRMMVKNSRHKINPPEVPNIKF; this comes from the coding sequence ATGGATCTCCCCCCAATTAATGAGAAGGTAATATATCAGATTAAAAAATTTATAAAAGATAAGGTTGAAGAGGCCAGCGTCGATGGCGTGGTTCTTGGTTTAAGTGGTGGGATTGATTCAACAGTCACAGCCTATCTTTGCAAGGAAGCACTGGGCCCTGATAGGGTTTTAGGGATTGTAATGCCTGCGAGGACTACAAGTCTCATTGATGTTAAACATGCGCGTATGGTAGCTGAAATCCTAGGTATAGAAAATGAGACAATCCAAATAGACCCTCTAATCGAACCTTTCAAGTCTCTATGTTATCATAAGAGCACAAAACTTGCAAGGGGCAACCTTAAAGCCCGTATGAGGATGATGATATTATACTACCATTCCAATTCATTGAATAGGCTTGTCGTGGGCACTGGCAACCGCACAGAACTCCTAGTTGGTTACTTTACGAAATATGGTGATGGTGGCGTGGACATACTACCCATAGGCTGCCTATACAAAAGCCATGTTAAACTCCTAGCAGAAAAACTAAAGGTGCCAGTGGAGATAATAGAGAAAACACCAACTGCAGGATTATGGTATGGACAAACTGACGAAGAAGAACTTGGTATAAAATATCCCATCCTTGATAGGATATTATACTTGATGGTAGACCAGGGCTTAGATGACCAGAATATAAGTGAAAGGGTAAAAGCGCCCATAGGAGAAGTTAAACGTATAAGAATGATGGTCAAAAACTCTCGTCATAAAATAAACCCCCCAGAGGTTCCGAATATCAAATTCTAA
- a CDS encoding TRC40/GET3/ArsA family transport-energizing ATPase, which translates to MAFKDLFKFSKGKTTFIFVGGKGGVGKTTISAATALWMAKSGKRTLVISTDPAHSLSDSFEKKISHVPTFVRENLYAVEIDPEIAMEEYQEKLKEQTEANPGMELLQEQMDMASMSPGIDEAAAFDQFLKYMTTDEYDVVIFDTAPTGHTLRLLSFPEMMDSWVGKLIKFRRQIGAFAKAFKNILPFMGDEEEEDRTLKDLEATKKKISEARAVMSDPERTSFKMIVIPEEMSIYESERAMKALEKYDIHTDAVIVNQILPEESDCEFCKARRRLQQERLEMIREKFSDKILAQVPLLKKEAKGMKTLEKIAEILYGKPLTEKT; encoded by the coding sequence ATGGCATTCAAAGACTTGTTCAAATTTAGCAAGGGAAAAACAACATTCATATTCGTAGGAGGTAAAGGAGGGGTGGGTAAAACCACCATATCAGCTGCAACAGCACTCTGGATGGCCAAATCCGGCAAAAGGACGCTTGTAATATCGACAGACCCTGCACATTCGTTATCCGACTCATTTGAGAAAAAGATAAGTCACGTACCAACCTTCGTCCGAGAAAACTTATATGCGGTTGAAATAGACCCAGAGATTGCAATGGAAGAATACCAGGAAAAACTAAAAGAACAAACAGAGGCAAACCCTGGCATGGAACTTTTACAAGAACAAATGGACATGGCATCCATGTCCCCAGGAATCGACGAAGCAGCAGCCTTCGACCAATTCCTAAAATATATGACAACAGATGAATATGATGTTGTAATATTCGACACAGCCCCCACAGGCCACACTCTTAGACTCCTTTCATTCCCAGAAATGATGGATTCTTGGGTGGGGAAATTAATAAAATTTAGAAGACAGATAGGAGCATTTGCAAAGGCATTCAAGAACATCCTACCATTCATGGGAGACGAGGAAGAAGAAGACAGAACATTAAAAGACCTCGAAGCCACAAAAAAGAAGATCAGCGAGGCAAGGGCTGTTATGTCAGACCCTGAGAGAACATCATTTAAGATGATCGTAATCCCAGAGGAAATGTCAATCTACGAATCCGAAAGGGCCATGAAAGCGCTTGAGAAATATGATATCCACACAGATGCTGTTATAGTAAACCAGATACTTCCAGAGGAAAGCGACTGCGAATTCTGCAAAGCAAGAAGACGACTACAACAAGAAAGACTAGAAATGATACGAGAAAAGTTCAGCGACAAGATATTGGCACAAGTTCCATTACTCAAAAAAGAGGCGAAGGGCATGAAAACATTAGAAAAAATAGCTGAGATACTCTACGGCAAACCGTTAACAGAAAAAACATGA